The following is a genomic window from Crossiella equi.
GCAGGAAGTTGCTGGCCACCTCGTGCCCGGGGAAGCCGAACCCGCCCAGCTCGCGCACCGCGCTGCACGCCCCGTCGCAGCCCACCAGCCACTCCGCCCGCACGGTCTGCGGCCCGCCGGGCCCCGCCAGCGTCGCGGTGACCCCGTCGGCGTCCTGGCCGAGCGCGACCAGCTCGTGCCCCCAGTCCACCTGCCCGCCGAGCTCCTCGAACAGCCGCCGCAGCTCCGCCTCCACCTCGGTCTGGGCGACCATGAGCGTCTGGTGCCTGCTGCCCGGTACCGAGCGGTGCACGGGCAGCCGCGCCCGCTCGATGCCGCCGGAGTTGATGCGCAGCGTGCCCACGGAGGTGCCGCGCTGGGGCAGGTCGGCCAAGGCGCCGAGCCGGTCGAGCACCTCGACCCCGGTGACATGCAGGCCGAGCGCGCGGGTGGTGCGCAGCGGGGCCGAGGCCCGGTCGACCAGCCGCACGGGCACACCCCGGCTGAGCAGCGCACACGCGAGCACGAGCCCGGTGGGCCCGGCCCCGACGACCAGCACGGCCACGTCGCCCCCAGCTGGGATAACTTAGTTAACAGAACAGTACTGTTTACAAATTTAGCGCCAAAAAAGCACCCCGCGCCAGAGGGCGCCGGGGTGCTTCCCGGAGTGCTGGGTCAGATCTTGGGGATGATCTGGGTGGGCGCGTCCGGCCCGTCCGCGGCGAGACCCTTTTTCTTCTTCCGGCGCTCCCGGACCACCTCGAAGATGATCGGCAGGATCGACAGGAACACGATGAGGATGAGCGCGGCCTCGATGTTGTTCTTCACGATGGGCACGTTGCCGAGCGCGGCGCCCAGGAAGGTGAGCCCGGCGGCCCAGAGGATGCCGCCGATGATCGAGTACGTGAAGTACTTCTTCGGGTCCATGCGCCCGATGCCCGCCACGGCGGTGATGAAGGTGCGCACCACCGGGACGAACCGGGCCAGGATGATCGCCCGGGCGCCGTAGCGCTCGAAGAACTCGTGCGTCTTCTCGAGGTACTCGGGCTTGAAGATCTTGGAGTTGGGCCGGTTGAACAACGCGGGCCCGGACTTCCACCCGATGGCGTACCCCACGACGTTCCCGAGGATGCCGGAGATGGTGAGCAGCAGCGCCACCACCCAGGTGTCCACCCCGAACGCGCCGTTCGCGGCGAAGAACCCGGCGATGAACAGCAGCGAGTCCCCAGGCAGGAAGAACGCGAAGGCACCGCACTCCGCGAACACGATCAGGCACAGCCCAATGAGCGCGAAATTGCCCATCTGCTGGATGAGGTAGACCGGATCCAGCCAGTCGATCCCGAAGAGGGCGAGCGGCGCGGCCGTGGAGATTACGGGCGTCACCCGGGCAACGGTACAGGCAAGCACAGCGTCACCCAGCCGACCCCTACCACGCCACCCCCGAACCGGCGACCCGGCCACGCCGAACCACGCCGCGTACCAGCCGCAACGACCCGACAAACCGGACATCTCGCGCAGTTTCACGCCGCCCCCGGCCGCGACAGCGGGTGACGACCCGCGGTACCAGCGGGTCGACCAGGTCCGAAGCGTCAGGGGTTCGGGGGCAGGGCCGGCGGGCCCGGGAGCCACCTGGGCTGCCCGAGGAACACGCGGAATGTGAAGGCGCTTGCCGAAGGGAAAGGCCCCCTCGGTGACTGGCCGTTGCCACGTCACGCGGTGCACCGGGGCCAACGGCGAGGTTGCCGGGAGGAGGTGCCCGGGGATCAGGGCAGGCGGGAAACAGGCGACCGGTGGCCGCCGCGTCGACGACGGCGCGCTGCCCCGGCGGCGGGTGCCGCGGAGGCGGCACTCCTGATCGGCGGGAATTGTTCGCCGGAATTCGATTCAGCTCACCAGAGCGTGATGACACCGATCACCGCACCGGCCGCGAGGCCCAGCAGCACCGCGAACAGCAGCAGCACCCAGGCGGGCAGCGAGGGCGGTGGCAGGCCGATGCCCCGGGCCGACGTGAAGCGGTCCGTGGGGCCCGTGTCGCTGGCCAGCGGCAGCACCGGCATGGGCGGGAAGGGGCTGTCGGGCGGCGGCATGCTCGGGCTGCCCGCGGCCTGCGCGCGCAGGGCGTCAGCGAGCAGCTTCTCCGGATCGTCCGAGGCGGCCACGCGTCCACCGTAGTGTGCGCGCGGCCTTCCCGGTGATCAGGACACCCACTCGCCCCGGTGCAGCACCCGGGCCGGTCGCAGGCCGCTGTCCAGCACGACCAGGTCCGCGGCCAGCCCCGCGGTGATGGCTCCGGTCACCTTGGCCAGCCCCAGCAGCCCGGCGGGCCGGGTGGAGCAGGCGGCAACCGCGTCGGTGATGCCCAGGCCGACCTCCTGCACCAGGTTCCGGAAGGCCGCGTCCATGGTCAGGGTGCTGCCCGCCAGCGAGCCGCCGCCCGCAAGCGTTGGCACGCCGTCGGTCACGGTCACCTCGAGGCCGCCGACGTCGTACACACCGTCGCCGACACCCGCGGCGGCGATCGCGTCGGTGATCAGCACCGTCCGGGCCAGGCCCGCGTGCCGGGCGGCCAGGCGGATCGCGGTCGGGTGCAGGTGCACCAGGTCGCAGATCAGCTCGACCGTCACGCGTTCGTCGTCGAGCAGGACGCCGATGGGGCCAGGCTCGCGGTGGTGCAGGGGGCGCATGCCGTTGAACAGGTGTGTCGCCACCGTGGCACCGGCGTCCACGGCCGGGCGGACCTGGGCCTCGGTGCCGTCGGTGTGGCCGATCGCGGCGATGACCTCCTGGTCCACGAGCTGGCGCACGGCCTCCACGCCGTTGTCCAGCTCGGGCGCCAGGGTCACCATCCGCACGGTGCCTCGGCCCGCGTCGATCAGGGCCTGCACGTCGTCCCTGGCGGGCGGGCGCAGGATGGCCGGGTCGTGGGCGCCGCACCGGGCGGCCGACAGGAACGGGCCCTCCAGGTGCACACCCGCGAGCAGCCCGTCCTGGGTGAGCTCGGCCAGCGCGGCGATCTGGCCCGCCATGGTCGGGATCGCGCCGGAGACCAGGCTTGCCAGGAGTGTGGTGGTGCCGTGCCTGCGGTGGGCGGTGGCTGCCTTGAGCACCCGCTGCTGGTCGGGGTTGGAGAAGGACTCGCCGCCACCGCCGTGGCAGTGGATGTCCACGAACCCGGGCACCACCCAGTGGCCGCTGACGTCGACGACGTCCTCACCTGGGCCCGACCCGTTCGCCGAGCCCGCGCCGACCTCGGTGATCAGGCCGCCCTCGACCCGGACCCAGCCGTCGTCGAGCACACCGGACGGAGTGACGACCTTGCCGCCCACGAGTTTCATCAGCCCTCCAACAGGTCCATGGCCAGCAGCGCGGCCCCGAGGCAGCCCGCCTCGTCGCCGAGCGCCGCCAGCCGCAGTTCGGGTCGGCGCTGGAACGAGATGAGCTCGTCCAGCCGGTCGCCAAGGGGGCGGAGCAGCAGGTCACCGGCCATGGCCAGGCCACCGCCGAGCACCACGGCCTCAAGCCCGAGCAGCGTGGTCAGCAGCACCACGCCCCGGGCGAGAGCGTCCACCGCCTCGGCCCACACGGCCTGGGCGTCGGGGTCACCGGCGCGCACGGCCTCGGCCACGTCCACCGCGCCGCGCACCGGGCGCCCGGTGCGCTCGGTGTAGCGGCGGGCCACGGCGGCCGAGGAGGCGCGCAGCTCCAGGCAGCCGCGCTGGCCGCAGGCACACGGCTCGTCGGTGCCGAGGGACAGGTGCCCGACCTCGCCCGCGTACCCGCCCCCGGCGTGCGGCCGCCCGCCCAGCAGCAGGGCGGCGGCGATGCCGGTGCCGATCGGCAGGAACACGGCGTCGGTGTAACCGCGCGCGGCACCGAGCCGGGCCTCGGCCAGGCCACCGGCCCGCACGTCGTGCTCGAAGACCACGGGCAGCCCGGTGCGCGCGTGCAGCGCGTCCCGGAAGGGGTAGTCGCGCCAGCCGAGGTTGGCCGAGAACACGCCGGTGCCGGTCTCGGCGTCGACGATGCCGGGCACCACCACCCCCACCGCCTCGACGGGGGCAGTGGCGGACCACTCCCTGACCAGGTCGGCGATCAGGTCGACCAGCGCCTCCGCGGTGGCCGTGCCGGTGCTGCCGCGCGGCGTGGGCCTGCGCAGCCGGTCGACGACCTCGGGCGCCTCGCCAGCGGCCGAGCCCCGCACCAGGGCGGCCTTGATGTCGGTGCCGCCGACGTCCACGGCGACCACGGTTCGTGAGCTGGACACGGCTCGATCCTGCGGCATGGAACGAGCCTGGTCTAGACCTCTGCGCGATCCGTGGACGCGGGACTGCCCGGAAATGCGCGTGAGAGCGATTTCAGGTGCGATTCCGGCGCACCGGGGTTCAGCCA
Proteins encoded in this region:
- a CDS encoding VTT domain-containing protein encodes the protein MTPVISTAAPLALFGIDWLDPVYLIQQMGNFALIGLCLIVFAECGAFAFFLPGDSLLFIAGFFAANGAFGVDTWVVALLLTISGILGNVVGYAIGWKSGPALFNRPNSKIFKPEYLEKTHEFFERYGARAIILARFVPVVRTFITAVAGIGRMDPKKYFTYSIIGGILWAAGLTFLGAALGNVPIVKNNIEAALILIVFLSILPIIFEVVRERRKKKKGLAADGPDAPTQIIPKI
- the nagA gene encoding N-acetylglucosamine-6-phosphate deacetylase; amino-acid sequence: MKLVGGKVVTPSGVLDDGWVRVEGGLITEVGAGSANGSGPGEDVVDVSGHWVVPGFVDIHCHGGGGESFSNPDQQRVLKAATAHRRHGTTTLLASLVSGAIPTMAGQIAALAELTQDGLLAGVHLEGPFLSAARCGAHDPAILRPPARDDVQALIDAGRGTVRMVTLAPELDNGVEAVRQLVDQEVIAAIGHTDGTEAQVRPAVDAGATVATHLFNGMRPLHHREPGPIGVLLDDERVTVELICDLVHLHPTAIRLAARHAGLARTVLITDAIAAAGVGDGVYDVGGLEVTVTDGVPTLAGGGSLAGSTLTMDAAFRNLVQEVGLGITDAVAACSTRPAGLLGLAKVTGAITAGLAADLVVLDSGLRPARVLHRGEWVS
- a CDS encoding ROK family protein; amino-acid sequence: MSSSRTVVAVDVGGTDIKAALVRGSAAGEAPEVVDRLRRPTPRGSTGTATAEALVDLIADLVREWSATAPVEAVGVVVPGIVDAETGTGVFSANLGWRDYPFRDALHARTGLPVVFEHDVRAGGLAEARLGAARGYTDAVFLPIGTGIAAALLLGGRPHAGGGYAGEVGHLSLGTDEPCACGQRGCLELRASSAAVARRYTERTGRPVRGAVDVAEAVRAGDPDAQAVWAEAVDALARGVVLLTTLLGLEAVVLGGGLAMAGDLLLRPLGDRLDELISFQRRPELRLAALGDEAGCLGAALLAMDLLEG